A single genomic interval of Zingiber officinale cultivar Zhangliang chromosome 4A, Zo_v1.1, whole genome shotgun sequence harbors:
- the LOC121969427 gene encoding protein EMSY-LIKE 3-like isoform X1 produces MEYGSDDSSGTDDDLPPSHYNKGVRGPIRGNGRTIISAFRYSRLQNDMEIQIHRIEQEAYSSVLRAFKAQSDTITWEKESLITELRKELRVSDQEHRELLSRVNADDVIQRIREWRQAGGVQSGIGTNAQPDVTVPNPTVSASRKKQKISQSLPSLLLGASSPGLHTQFSASMQPSPSTAKKDNSLGTKGKKTRSGGTTPGLSLAAMQYLANGRGQVANRSTSGSLIAGQPAEPPSFDPLIGRKVRTRWPEDNNFYEAVLVDYNPVEGLHALVYDIGTLNETWEWVNLKEISSEDIIWEGDYDDPGTFHQSSQGLPTRGVKKTTHHGYVPRVGRGFLNNQKKELSASQNAIDMKNISDMERIGTDILVKEVERLLSATNPDPQEFDKAKKMLQEHEQVLIDAIAQLAQVSDDENDKTNCQLTHGLTLDQDPERRNQHYDKENDLAVEEREGIVGNELVTDIS; encoded by the exons ATGGAGTATGGTTCTGATGATAGCAGTG GAACTGATGATGATCTTCCACCATCACATTATAATAAGGGTGTGAGAGGACCTATCAGAGGAAATGGAAGAACTATAATTAGCGCTTTTCGATACTCTAGGTTGCAGAATGATATGGAGATACAAATACATAGAATTGAACAAGAAGCATACAGTTCAGTATTGCGAGCATTTAAGGCTCAATCCGACACCATTACTTGG GAGAAGGAGAGTCTTATTACTGAGCTCAGAAAGGAGCTGAGGGTTTCAGATCAAGAACACAGAGAACTATTAAGCAGAGTTAATGCTGATGATGTGATTCAGAGGATAAG GGAATGGAGGCAGGCAGGTGGAGTCCAATCTGGAATCGGTACTAATGCTCAGCCAGATGTAACTGTACCGAATCCTACTGTATCAGCATCTCGAAAGAAGCAGAAGATTTCTCAGTCTCTACCTTCTCTGTTGTTAGGTGCATCGTCTCCAGGTTTACACACACAATTTTCTGCTTCTATGCAGCCATCACCATCAACTGCAAAGAAGGACAATAGTCTAGGAACTAAAGGAAAGAAGACAAGATCA GGTGGGACAACACCTGGTTTGTCTTTGGCAGCAATGCAATACCTTGCTAATGGAAGGGGCCAAGTGGCCAATAGGAGTACATCTGGTTCACTTATTGCAGGTCAACCTGCTGAACCACCATCGTTTGATCCACTAATTGGACGAAAAGTTAGGACTAGATGGCCTGAAGATAATAACTTCTATGAAGCTGTTTTAGTTGATTATAATCCTGTTGAG GGTCTGCATGCTTTAGTTTATGATATTGGAACACTTAATGAGACATGGGAATGGGTCAACCTTAAAGAG ATTTCTTCTGAAGATATAATATGGGAAGGTGATTATGATGACCCAGGTACTTTTCATCAGTCTAGTCAAGGTTTACCTACTCGAGGGGTTAAGAAGACCACACACCACGGTTATGTACCTCGTGTAGGAAGAGGTTTTCTGAACAATCAGAAGAAAGAATTATCTGCATCCCAAAATGCAATTGACATGAAGAACATTAGTGATATGGAAAGAATTGGCACTGACATTTTAGTAAAGGAA GTAGAGAGGCTTCTTAGTGCAACTAATCCTGATCCTCAAGAGTTTGATAAAGCCAAAAAAATGTTGCAA GAGCATGAGCAAGTATTGATTGATGCGATTGCACAATTAGCTCAGGTATCTGACGATGAAAATG ACAAGACTAATTGTCAGTTAACTCATGGCCTAACTCTGGACCAAGATCCAGAAAGGAGGAATCAACATTATGACAAGGAAAATGACCTTGCTGTTGAAGAAAGGGAAGGCATCGTGGGCAATGAATTGGTCACTGATATTTCTTGA
- the LOC121969427 gene encoding protein EMSY-LIKE 3-like isoform X2 yields MEYGSDDSSGTDDDLPPSHYNKGVRGPIRGNGRTIISAFRYSRLQNDMEIQIHRIEQEAYSSVLRAFKAQSDTITWEKESLITELRKELRVSDQEHRELLSRVNADDVIQRIREWRQAGGVQSGIGTNAQPDVTVPNPTVSASRKKQKISQSLPSLLLGASSPGLHTQFSASMQPSPSTAKKDNSLGTKGKKTRSGGTTPGLSLAAMQYLANGRGQVANRSTSGSLIAGQPAEPPSFDPLIGRKVRTRWPEDNNFYEAVLVDYNPVEGLHALVYDIGTLNETWEWVNLKEISSEDIIWEGDYDDPGRGFLNNQKKELSASQNAIDMKNISDMERIGTDILVKEVERLLSATNPDPQEFDKAKKMLQEHEQVLIDAIAQLAQVSDDENDKTNCQLTHGLTLDQDPERRNQHYDKENDLAVEEREGIVGNELVTDIS; encoded by the exons ATGGAGTATGGTTCTGATGATAGCAGTG GAACTGATGATGATCTTCCACCATCACATTATAATAAGGGTGTGAGAGGACCTATCAGAGGAAATGGAAGAACTATAATTAGCGCTTTTCGATACTCTAGGTTGCAGAATGATATGGAGATACAAATACATAGAATTGAACAAGAAGCATACAGTTCAGTATTGCGAGCATTTAAGGCTCAATCCGACACCATTACTTGG GAGAAGGAGAGTCTTATTACTGAGCTCAGAAAGGAGCTGAGGGTTTCAGATCAAGAACACAGAGAACTATTAAGCAGAGTTAATGCTGATGATGTGATTCAGAGGATAAG GGAATGGAGGCAGGCAGGTGGAGTCCAATCTGGAATCGGTACTAATGCTCAGCCAGATGTAACTGTACCGAATCCTACTGTATCAGCATCTCGAAAGAAGCAGAAGATTTCTCAGTCTCTACCTTCTCTGTTGTTAGGTGCATCGTCTCCAGGTTTACACACACAATTTTCTGCTTCTATGCAGCCATCACCATCAACTGCAAAGAAGGACAATAGTCTAGGAACTAAAGGAAAGAAGACAAGATCA GGTGGGACAACACCTGGTTTGTCTTTGGCAGCAATGCAATACCTTGCTAATGGAAGGGGCCAAGTGGCCAATAGGAGTACATCTGGTTCACTTATTGCAGGTCAACCTGCTGAACCACCATCGTTTGATCCACTAATTGGACGAAAAGTTAGGACTAGATGGCCTGAAGATAATAACTTCTATGAAGCTGTTTTAGTTGATTATAATCCTGTTGAG GGTCTGCATGCTTTAGTTTATGATATTGGAACACTTAATGAGACATGGGAATGGGTCAACCTTAAAGAG ATTTCTTCTGAAGATATAATATGGGAAGGTGATTATGATGACCCAG GAAGAGGTTTTCTGAACAATCAGAAGAAAGAATTATCTGCATCCCAAAATGCAATTGACATGAAGAACATTAGTGATATGGAAAGAATTGGCACTGACATTTTAGTAAAGGAA GTAGAGAGGCTTCTTAGTGCAACTAATCCTGATCCTCAAGAGTTTGATAAAGCCAAAAAAATGTTGCAA GAGCATGAGCAAGTATTGATTGATGCGATTGCACAATTAGCTCAGGTATCTGACGATGAAAATG ACAAGACTAATTGTCAGTTAACTCATGGCCTAACTCTGGACCAAGATCCAGAAAGGAGGAATCAACATTATGACAAGGAAAATGACCTTGCTGTTGAAGAAAGGGAAGGCATCGTGGGCAATGAATTGGTCACTGATATTTCTTGA
- the LOC121969427 gene encoding protein EMSY-LIKE 3-like isoform X3: MEYGSDDSSGTDDDLPPSHYNKGVRGPIRGNGRTIISAFRYSRLQNDMEIQIHRIEQEAYSSVLRAFKAQSDTITWEKESLITELRKELRVSDQEHRELLSRVNADDVIQRIREWRQAGGVQSGIGTNAQPDVTVPNPTVSASRKKQKISQSLPSLLLGASSPGLHTQFSASMQPSPSTAKKDNSLGTKGKKTRSGGTTPGLSLAAMQYLANGRGQVANRSTSGSLIAGQPAEPPSFDPLIGRKVRTRWPEDNNFYEAVLVDYNPVEGLHALVYDIGTLNETWEWVNLKEISSEDIIWEGDYDDPGTFHQSSQGLPTRGVKKTTHHGYVPRVGRGFLNNQKKELSASQNAIDMKNISDMERIGTDILVKEVERLLSATNPDPQEFDKAKKMLQEHEQVLIDAIAQLAQTRLIVS, translated from the exons ATGGAGTATGGTTCTGATGATAGCAGTG GAACTGATGATGATCTTCCACCATCACATTATAATAAGGGTGTGAGAGGACCTATCAGAGGAAATGGAAGAACTATAATTAGCGCTTTTCGATACTCTAGGTTGCAGAATGATATGGAGATACAAATACATAGAATTGAACAAGAAGCATACAGTTCAGTATTGCGAGCATTTAAGGCTCAATCCGACACCATTACTTGG GAGAAGGAGAGTCTTATTACTGAGCTCAGAAAGGAGCTGAGGGTTTCAGATCAAGAACACAGAGAACTATTAAGCAGAGTTAATGCTGATGATGTGATTCAGAGGATAAG GGAATGGAGGCAGGCAGGTGGAGTCCAATCTGGAATCGGTACTAATGCTCAGCCAGATGTAACTGTACCGAATCCTACTGTATCAGCATCTCGAAAGAAGCAGAAGATTTCTCAGTCTCTACCTTCTCTGTTGTTAGGTGCATCGTCTCCAGGTTTACACACACAATTTTCTGCTTCTATGCAGCCATCACCATCAACTGCAAAGAAGGACAATAGTCTAGGAACTAAAGGAAAGAAGACAAGATCA GGTGGGACAACACCTGGTTTGTCTTTGGCAGCAATGCAATACCTTGCTAATGGAAGGGGCCAAGTGGCCAATAGGAGTACATCTGGTTCACTTATTGCAGGTCAACCTGCTGAACCACCATCGTTTGATCCACTAATTGGACGAAAAGTTAGGACTAGATGGCCTGAAGATAATAACTTCTATGAAGCTGTTTTAGTTGATTATAATCCTGTTGAG GGTCTGCATGCTTTAGTTTATGATATTGGAACACTTAATGAGACATGGGAATGGGTCAACCTTAAAGAG ATTTCTTCTGAAGATATAATATGGGAAGGTGATTATGATGACCCAGGTACTTTTCATCAGTCTAGTCAAGGTTTACCTACTCGAGGGGTTAAGAAGACCACACACCACGGTTATGTACCTCGTGTAGGAAGAGGTTTTCTGAACAATCAGAAGAAAGAATTATCTGCATCCCAAAATGCAATTGACATGAAGAACATTAGTGATATGGAAAGAATTGGCACTGACATTTTAGTAAAGGAA GTAGAGAGGCTTCTTAGTGCAACTAATCCTGATCCTCAAGAGTTTGATAAAGCCAAAAAAATGTTGCAA GAGCATGAGCAAGTATTGATTGATGCGATTGCACAATTAGCTCAG ACAAGACTAATTGTCAGTTAA